In one Salvelinus sp. IW2-2015 linkage group LG26, ASM291031v2, whole genome shotgun sequence genomic region, the following are encoded:
- the ccdc124 gene encoding coiled-coil domain-containing protein 124, with the protein MPKKFQGENSKAMTAKARKAEAKAVEDSRKKKELEDALWQENDKHVLKKEQRKDDKEKKRLEALERKKENQRLLDEEAAKIKGKAKEAAAVAACKVTRAQIEETLRIEQALQQQEQPKEKEKSQLESPLEENVNRIIPEEGAVDARSIEDAIAVLSTAEELDRHPERRVKAAFASYEELNMPLLKKENPNMRLSQLKQQLKKEWMKSPENPLNQRFANYNAK; encoded by the exons ATGCCGAAGAAGTTCCAGGGCGAGAACTCCAAGGCGATGACTGCCAAGGCCCGCAAGGCAGAGGCCAAAGCTGTGGAAGACTCCCGCaagaagaaggagctggaggATGCTTTATGGCAGGAGAACGATAAACATGTCCTGAAGAAAGAACAGAGGAAG GACGACAAGGAGAAGAAGCGCCTTGAGgccctggagagaaagaaagagaaccaGCGGCTCTTGGATGAGGAGGCTGCAAAGATTAAGGGCAAGGCCAAGGAGGCGGCTGCTGTGGCGGCGTGCAAAGTGACCCGGGCCCAGATTGAGGAGACGCTGCGTATTGAGCAGGCGCTACAACAGCAGGAGCAACCCAAAGAGAAAG AGAAGAGTCAACTGGAGTCACCCCTGGAGGAGAATGTGAATCGCATCATCCCTGAGGAAGGTGCAGTGGATGCTAGATCCATAGAGGATGCCATTGCTGTGCTCAG CACGGCTGAAGAGCTCGACCGCCACCCCGAGCGCAGGGTGAAGGCAGCGTTCGCCTCGTACGAGGAACTGAACATGCCCCTCCTTAAAAAAGAGAACCCCAACATGCGGCTGTCGCAGCTCAAGCAGCAACTGAAAAAGGAGTGGATGAAGTCGCCAGAGAACCCCCTGAACCAGCGCTTTGCCAACTACAATGCCAAGTGA
- the kcnn1b gene encoding small conductance calcium-activated potassium channel protein 1b, protein MPSLSKSSSPLLPDTVVTSAKYSGDVGRPLSSLGASPPNLSELDSERQEPHQTLQRSVLEEVFSKGFSENNSKANSEGGRDTPQKRTKDIGYRLSQRRALFGKRKQLSDYALIFGMLGIVIMVMETELSWGVYTKESSYSFSLKCLISLSTAILLGLIVMYHAREIQLFMVDNAADDWRIAMTYERIFLVLLELLVCAIHPIPGQYVFTWTARLAFTYMPSVTDADVDIVLSIPMFLRLYLISRVMLLHSKLFTDASSRSIGAINKINFNTRFVMKTLMTICPGTVLLVFSVSCWIIASWTVRVCERYHDTQEVTSNFLGAMWLISVTFLSIGYGDMVPHTYCGKGVCLLTGIMGAGCTALVVAVVARKSELTRAEKHVHNFMMDSQLYKRVKNTAANVLRETWLIYKHTKLVKKIDHARVRKHQRKFLQAIHQLRRVKMEQRKLIDQANTLVDLAKTQNMMYDLVSDLQRRSKELDRRIGSLDDKLDSILVSLQTLPSLVSQAVTQQHRDFLDGLAPRVQTSSKGSEDNWVPARCKRSPDTAPQTIPYS, encoded by the exons ATGCCTTCCCTGTCCAAGAGCAGTAGCCCACTCCTTCCTGACACAGTTGTGACCAGCGCTAAATACAGTGGGGATGTTGGGAGACCCCTGAGCAGCCTTGGAGCTTCGCCACCAAACCTTTCAGAGCTGGACTCAGAGAGACAAGAGCCCCATCAGACACTCCAAAGGTCTGTCTTGGAGGAGGTGTTCTCGAAAGGCTTCAGCGAGAACAACAGTAAGGCCAACAGCGAAGGAGGAAGAGACACGCCACAGAAGAGGACCAAGGACATTGGCTATAGATTAAGCCAACGTAGGGCACTCTTTGGAAAGCGCAAACAGTTGAGCGACTATGCCTTGATCTTTGGGATGCTTGGGATCGTCATCATGGTGATGGAGACGGAATTGTCCTGGGGGGTTTACACGAAG GAATCCTCATACTCATTCTCTCTGAAATGCCTTATCAGCCTCTCAACTGCTATATTGCTCGGACTAATCGTGATGTACCATGCACGGGAAATACAG ctCTTCATGGTGGATAATGCAGCTGATGACTGGAGGATTGCCATGACGTATGAGCGGATCTTCCTAGTTCTGCTGGAGCTGCTGGTCTGTGCCATCCACCCCATCCCGGGCCAGTATGTCTTCACCTGGACGGCCCGGCTGGCCTTCACCTACATGCCCTCAGTAACTGATGCCGACGTGGACATCGTCCTCTCCATCCCCATGTTCCTCAGGCTCTACCTGATCAGTCGCGTCATGCTGCTGCACAGCAAGCTCTTCACAGACGCCTCGTCGCGCAGCATCGGCGCAATCAACAAGATCAACTTCAACACGCGCTTCGTCATGAAGACTCTCATGACCATCTGCCCCGGCACCGTGCTGCTGGTCTTCAGTGTCTCCTGTTGGATCATTGCGTCATGGACAGTGCGTGTCTGTGAGAG ATATCATGACACACAGGAAGTGACCAGTAACTTCCTTGGGGCCATGTGGCTCATCTCTGTCACCTTTCTCTCCATTGGTTATGGAGACATGGTCCCTCACACTTACTGTGGAAAGGGTGTGTGTCTGCTGACTGGAATCATG GGGGCCGGCTGCACTGCCCTGGTGGTTGCTGTAGTTGCCAGGAAGTCAGAGTTGACTAGAGCTGAGAAGCACGTTCACAACTTCATGATGGACTCTCAGCTCTACAAACGA GTGAAAAACACAGCTGCCAATGTACTCAGGGAGACATGGCTGATCTACAAACACACGAAATTAGTCAAGAAGATCGATCACGCCAGGGTACGCAAACATCAGCGGAAATTCCTGCAAGCCATTCACCA ATTGCGCAGAGTCAAAATGGAACAGAGGAAACTCATCGACCAGGCTAATACACTTGTGGATCTAGCCAAG ACTCAGAACATGATGTACGACCTGGTGTCTGATCTGCAGCGGCGCAGCAAGGAGCTGGATAGGAGGATCGGTAGTCTGGACGACAAACTGGACTCCATCCTAGTCAGTCTGCAGACCCTGCCCAGCCTGGTCTCCCAGGCCGTCACACAGCAGCACAGGGACTTTCTGGATGGCTTGGCCCCCCGTGTTCAGACATCCTCGAAGGGCTCCGAGGACAATTGGGTTCCCGCCAGGTGTAAACGGTCCCCCGACACTGCACCACAGACCATACCTTACAGCTGA